The DNA sequence TATAGCTATTAAGCACAAACGCCACCTGTGTCACCTGATTACTAAGTCTAGAAAAATCAACGGTAATAATCTCATTGTCTAGGCCGTCATCGCCATCCATATCACCCGTTAGATCATCTCCACTATGATGGATGGCTCCATCTTTGGATCTCAAACTACCAAAGTATACCACGTCAATACATTCCTTTTCATCATCGTAAAGAATACAACTGGCGTCCAGATCGACGGGTTCCTTATCGACCCCACCTAACCAATTTTTCTTTTCGATAGCCCCCCAATTCACACCTACACAAACGTTTTGCAGTAACGTACCATTACCCTTTTTCAGGTTAATGCGCTGTCCCTTTTGCAGATTAATGCTCATTTTTTTAATTATATTTAGTTAAATAATCTTCTAGTCCGCCTTTCATGCCTACGCCTACGGCTTCAAATTTCCAATCCCCATTTTTCTTGTAAATACGGCCGAATTCCACCGCTGTTTCTATCGAAAAATCTTCTTCTAACTCATACTTCAATAATTCTTCATTGGAAAGGGTATTCACGATACGAATGAAGGAATTGCGCACCTGTCCAAAATTCTGTCCACGAGACAAGGCATCATGGATGGTGATGACAATACAAATCTCACTGGCTGCCTCTTCTATCTTAGAAAGGTCTACCAAAATTTGCTCGTCATCTCCTTCCCCATCTCCAGTTTGGTTGTCTCCGGTATGAATTAATGCCTCGTTAGGTGATTTCAAATTGTTATAGAATACGAAGTGTCGATCTGAAAGTATTTTCTTGTTTTCTCCCAGAACGAATACGGAAGCGTCTAAGTCAAATGCGCTTCCCGTGGATGAACTGTTCGTATCCCATCCTAAGCCGATCGTAAATTTGGGTGCATTGATATTTTCTCTTTGCCCTTTTTGTAAGTTGATTGCCATGATATAATATATTTTAATTTTAGGTGATGATATATGTTATCAATTCTATGATGATGATATCCGATCGTTATTGTTTATTTTGAACCTGCAGACCACTTTAATCCCCATCCATACTTTTTGTCGCATTCGGCATGAGAATTATGAAACGTCACTAATTTTTTCACTTCAATGGACTGTGAGGAAAACAGCACTTCAGCAATTGCACAAAACTTTTGTACGCTTGATTGCGCACCCATCTGTACCTCTATTTCCGCGGTTCCGGGAACCTTAACCGTGACTATACCATTGGTTTCTTTCCATCGTGCGGCTCCCTCATATATGAAGCAGTATATCACGACCCTTTTCAAATCACTAATACCTGCCGGATTGATTATAATGTCCTCGCCGGATCCAGAACTCGTACCTCTATCATCTCCAGCGTGCCATACCCATGGCTCCGATACGTATCGGCCTTGTCTAGTTTTTCTATCTTTTGCCCCTCCTCTTCCGCCAGAGAATTGAAGTCCATCTATTACATTTCGTTCGCCGTTGTTTAACTCGTAGAAACAACCCAGATCTAAATCAATATCTTTACTAAACAGACTTCCAAATAAGCCTATTTTTTTACCATTAGACCAGTTAAGGTGGATATTTATTTCATCCGTAATTGGACCTACCTGCTTAGAAAGGTCAATAAAATGTGTATCGCCCTTTTTTTCAAGCGTGATCTTTTGAAGGTTAATAGCCATAATTGTTATTATTTTATAATTTGTCCTTTATAGTATTTCGACAGGAAAAATGCTAGATCCTCTTTATAACCTATACCAGAAGCCTCAAACTTCCAATGCTGATTTCGGCGATATAGCCTTCCAAACTCTACCGCTGTTTCAAGGGAAAAATCTTCTCCTAATTCATACTTTGCCACTTCTTGGCCAGTGCTATCGTCCACGATCCGTATATAAGAATTTCTCACCTGTCCATAGTTTTGTCTCCTCACTATCGCATCGTGAATAGTGACCACGAAGGATATTTCCTGTACTCTTTCGTCAACTTTGGATAAATCAATTTGTATACTCTCATCATCTCCATCCGCACTATTGCCACCTGTTGGATCGTCGCCTGTATGATGTAGTGCACCATCGGGAGAATCCGTGTTGCCGTAGAAAATAAAAAAATGTTCAGCGGGGATATGCTGAGATTGGTCAACCATAAATGCGGAAGCGTCTAGGTCAAAATCTTCGCCTGTGCCCTCGTTTGGATCCCAACCAAGACCAATAGTTATCTTAGTGAGTCCTACCTCTATCCGTTGTCCCTTTTGTAGATTAATAGCCATACCTTAATATTTTACTCGTAAAATTTATCTTCTTTTTCCAAACCTCTAGACAGCTCGCTAATCCTTCCCTCTAAACCCAGTTTGGATTTGCTTTCCTATCGTGTTAGTTTAGTTTCGAATCCTTTCGATGTACAAATGTATCCTGATCAACAGGTCCATAGTTATGGGAAACCGTAACATCTAGCAGAGGCATTGAAATAATTAAGATTTTAGCATGAAAAATAAAATGGCTAGTTCCTCTTTGACAGGTTGCTTCAAGCAACTATGAGTGTTGATTTTGACTTGAGATATGATCAAAACAGAGTCACAAAAAGAGCACTATAAAGATTGAGGCTTTTACCAATAGCAGGAAACATTCTTTTTACTATTTTTGAGAGCTGTTTTAAATAATGTGAATGTTCATGATCACTCCTTTTTTTTCCGGTAGCAATCAAGTATTGCTGGAAATACTTAATCAATCGAATCAGGCTACTGCAATTTACACGGGCCCCGAACTAACTATCCAATTAGCAAACAATAGTATGCTCAAATTTTGGGGCAAAGATAAGTCGGTAGTAGGCAATAAATTCGAAGACGCATTACCCGAATTACATGGACAGCCATTTCCGAGTATTTTAAAAGAAGTTTGGAACTCCGGAACGCTATACGCAGGAAAGCAAATGGAGGCGGCTCTGGAAATTAATGGCAGCCTAGTAAGATCTTATTTCGATTTTGTTTACCAACCAATATTCGACAAATCGGGTAACATCTTGTGCATACTACATACCGCTTGGGATGTCAGCGAGCGTGTTGCTGCATGGAAATTGGTTAAGGAAAAGGAAGAAAATGAACAACTTATAAATGAAGAACTTGAAGCGGCAAATGAAGAATATCGTTCTACTAATGAAGATCTTGAAGAAGCCAATGAGCGGCTTAACAAAACCCATGATAGATTAGTATACACCGAACACAGGATGCAGCAACTCGTAAGTTCAACTCCTGTTGGCTTAACATTGCTTCGAGGACCAAATATGATCATCGAGTCTGCGAATCAGGGAGTATTAGAAATTTGGGGACACAAACAAGAAGAAGTAATCGGTAAACCCATGCTGGAAGTATTTCCATTATTAAAAGGGCAAGTATTTTCTGTTGAACTTGATAAGGTATTTTCATCTGCTGAGAAAGTATCTTTGATAGAAGTTGTTGACTCTTCCCGCGAAAATGGATCTGAAGGCAGAAAATATTTGAGTATAGACTTTTCTCCGCTTCTCGATACGAACGGAAATGTCGATGCCATTATGGCAACCGTGAGGGATACAACGGAGCAGGTTGTCGCGAAAATCGCTTTAGAAGAAAGTGAAACACAATTAAGCGAATACAATGAAGAGCTGGCTGTACTTAATGAAGAGCTACAGACAACAAATGAGGAGCTTGCCACAATAAACGAAGAATACAACTCCACAAATGAACAGCTGGAGGACTATAATCAGGCGATACAATCAATTAACAATAAGCTCACAGAAAAGAACGAGAATTTAAACACGGTTAATGTCGGCTATCAAAATGAAAATAAAAGTCTTAGTTCAGATAATAAGAGTTTATCAAAAGACAATAAGAATCTCCGTACGCTAAACAATGCAGTTACAAAGCTCAACAATAAGCTAATTGATAGTGAAGCCGTTTTTAAAAACCTTATTGCACAGTCGCCGATTGCTATTATGCTGCTAAAGGGTGAAGATTTGATTGTCACGATTATTAATTCGCCTATGTTGGAACTTATCGACAGGGATGACAGTATCATTGGAAAATCATTGCTTGAAGAAATTCCAGAGCTAGTTGGCCAGCCAGCTGCTATTAAGCTTATTCAGACATTTAGAGATGGTTCAGCACGCGTTGAATTCTCCAGTCCGGTCAGCCTGATGCGAAATGGAGATTTAGTCGAGGGATTTTATAACTTCAGCTACGCCCCGTACATGGAAGATGGGCACGTGACTGGCGTTATTGACATGGTTGTAGATGTCACGACAGAAATAGCGGCAATTCGAGAGCG is a window from the Sphingobacterium sp. lm-10 genome containing:
- a CDS encoding TerD family protein — protein: MSINLQKGQRINLKKGNGTLLQNVCVGVNWGAIEKKNWLGGVDKEPVDLDASCILYDDEKECIDVVYFGSLRSKDGAIHHSGDDLTGDMDGDDGLDNEIITVDFSRLSNQVTQVAFVLNSYRGHDFGTIPFAAIRIYEGTPSRVNEVFATYNISKGEGFAGHVSMVLGVFYKRQGEWKFNAIGEPTKDRKLQETITTVQQKFL
- a CDS encoding TerD family protein, with the translated sequence MAINLQKGQRENINAPKFTIGLGWDTNSSSTGSAFDLDASVFVLGENKKILSDRHFVFYNNLKSPNEALIHTGDNQTGDGEGDDEQILVDLSKIEEAASEICIVITIHDALSRGQNFGQVRNSFIRIVNTLSNEELLKYELEEDFSIETAVEFGRIYKKNGDWKFEAVGVGMKGGLEDYLTKYN
- a CDS encoding stress protein; the protein is MAINLQKITLEKKGDTHFIDLSKQVGPITDEINIHLNWSNGKKIGLFGSLFSKDIDLDLGCFYELNNGERNVIDGLQFSGGRGGAKDRKTRQGRYVSEPWVWHAGDDRGTSSGSGEDIIINPAGISDLKRVVIYCFIYEGAARWKETNGIVTVKVPGTAEIEVQMGAQSSVQKFCAIAEVLFSSQSIEVKKLVTFHNSHAECDKKYGWGLKWSAGSK
- a CDS encoding TerD family protein; this encodes MAINLQKGQRIEVGLTKITIGLGWDPNEGTGEDFDLDASAFMVDQSQHIPAEHFFIFYGNTDSPDGALHHTGDDPTGGNSADGDDESIQIDLSKVDERVQEISFVVTIHDAIVRRQNYGQVRNSYIRIVDDSTGQEVAKYELGEDFSLETAVEFGRLYRRNQHWKFEASGIGYKEDLAFFLSKYYKGQIIK
- a CDS encoding PAS domain-containing protein; this translates as MITPFFSGSNQVLLEILNQSNQATAIYTGPELTIQLANNSMLKFWGKDKSVVGNKFEDALPELHGQPFPSILKEVWNSGTLYAGKQMEAALEINGSLVRSYFDFVYQPIFDKSGNILCILHTAWDVSERVAAWKLVKEKEENEQLINEELEAANEEYRSTNEDLEEANERLNKTHDRLVYTEHRMQQLVSSTPVGLTLLRGPNMIIESANQGVLEIWGHKQEEVIGKPMLEVFPLLKGQVFSVELDKVFSSAEKVSLIEVVDSSRENGSEGRKYLSIDFSPLLDTNGNVDAIMATVRDTTEQVVAKIALEESETQLSEYNEELAVLNEELQTTNEELATINEEYNSTNEQLEDYNQAIQSINNKLTEKNENLNTVNVGYQNENKSLSSDNKSLSKDNKNLRTLNNAVTKLNNKLIDSEAVFKNLIAQSPIAIMLLKGEDLIVTIINSPMLELIDRDDSIIGKSLLEEIPELVGQPAAIKLIQTFRDGSARVEFSSPVSLMRNGDLVEGFYNFSYAPYMEDGHVTGVIDMVVDVTTEIAAIRERDETIREKTLLEDTLRNSEQRLQGILETMAEGVGIIDVNGQLVYANPMAQQILGLTLSEIEDRTYDDPRWQNLRLDGSPLPEEEHPMSIMMSTGRPVFDVEIGLQPPNRDRSYISINAAPIFDDQGNLSGGIGTFMDVTSRRLISQSKDDFISIASHELKTPVTSLKASLQLLERAHKRLPEETREKLISQSIRSLENLSRLISDLLDTSRMEQGQMKIEKKLFSLDELFDDCCSHIAKTSKKKIIFKGEKAQLILADNQQIGQVLINFITNAIKYAPDSVEIIVNARLNSDAEIKISVQDFGPGIEEEKSKHLFNRYYRADYKGQKFTGLGLGLYICAEIIKNHGGTIGVDSVLGEGSEFWFTLPLESSKH